The genomic segment TCACCTTCTGACAGCATTGTTCTTTATCATCTTGTAATTTTCTTGTGACCAGGTGTAGACGGTGCCGTTAGAAGCTGACATTTCTTTTTGAGCATAACCCCAATAACCGTGTTGTTTGTCAGGGCCTTGAGGGTGTGAATACCTTACACTTTCAAACGCATGGCTAACGTGCTGTTTGTAAgatctgtaataaaaaaacagttgcTAGTTTGTATTTTGATTGGGTGAAATTTAGTCTCCATTTCGTCTAACAGTGGGGAAAACACACGTTAGCCTTAATGTGAGCCATTCAAAGCTCTTAGCCGCAAATGTAGCATGCTAACCAATACTAAAAGTAATGAGTAACAGTTGGTCACTTCAAAATCCGTAAATGAAAATCCAAGCAgttacatttaaaattaattagcaACAAAGGTCTTTGTCCATTAGTAACGCTCAACATAAACAGTGTTAGCTATTCTTTTTTTGAAATGCAAAAACAGTAATTCTCATTGTATTGTGTGGCGAACTAGTCTATGTGCTAACTGAACAGTGCTGGATACCTGGCTAACAAGCTACGATTGGCGATTAGCAGGGTGGTTCTACGTGACCGGAGGACAGCTCGATTGGTTTAGGACACGAGTGTCCATCTCCTGCTAGTTTTATAACTCTCCCTGCTATAATTACCTGGTttaggtgtgtcagttagctacTGAATGACTAAACACTCCTGGTCAAAGTGACCAGTATTAGCTGgtgcagggagagttggagaaccagcaggaTAGAGGACTGAGTTTAGACACCCCTGGTTCAGAAGATGTAATCACATGATGTCTGGGGTCCAGTAACAAACTTAACTCAAATCAGAAGAAAGTGTTTagaagttgttgttgtgacattcAGGGGATTGTTGTCCCGCCTCCATCTACAGGTGCTGTCACGTGACCACTGAGCCCAGCCAGGTGCTTTATGTTCACCTGAACTCATCCTCCAAAAGAGACTGTTAGAACAATACTAATGACTTTATTTTCTGAATTTGTAAACCAatgtatattttaaaacaaataaaatattttaaactcAGCTCATTAGTCAGTATTTCCCTAAATAATGAATGTGAACACCCAGAACTTTGTTTAAAATGCTGGTTTAAATGACTTTAGGTGCATTAATAAGGGCACCATCAGATTTCATTTACATTGATTCACTTATTTCTCATCTTTTGATTTCAGGTCAGTTTTACATAAGAGTCACTGATTACAAAAATGAAATCATGCAACCTATATCAAacataaattgtttttttttctatcacaTCAACTTACCTGGATTTTAAATAGGGTAAGCTGTGGGTCTGTGTCATGTCAACATCAAATGTTCACTTCATAAACACTGCATTAGGCGGCAGCTCTGCCATCAGTCCAacttttctgcatttctgcAGAAACTGACTTAATTCTACTAGTTATTATTGAAGAGTTCTTGTTGAAGCAACTCTACTTGTGTTTGTAATGTTTCccatgaaatgaatgaataataaatgtacCCATTAACAAACACCAGCCACGAAATATTTTTGTTAActttattgatttgttttgtctgtttccaGTATAACTATGATGGTCATTGGCTCTGGGCTCCAAAGGTTCCGATAAGCTGGCTGAAGAACTGTTCCAGAACCTTCTCTGCCTGGTCCTCTGCATAATCTCTCACCATAAACAGATTGTTGTCGTTCGCTCCTCGAATCATAGCGGACagagctgaacaaaaacaaaagttggTTTAGAAAATACTTCATCTGTGCATAAAGAAAAGTCACCAGGTGTCGATCCCAAATCTTTCAACTAAAGCAtgaaatcagctgtttgtgtctacCGCAGAAAGAATTAAATATTAGAATATAATAGTGGGGTTAAGCTGATTATAAGACAACATCCATTGTAGCATTTAAGTTTAGCATCAATACTGTTGTTTGCCTTAGACCTGGTGACTTGCACTTCAGAGGACAGACGCGCACTCACTGCGGCCTGATGCGGGTCTGAAAAGACACAAGACTTTCTTCTTCATGTCGACGGCTCGGCCAAGTTCGTAACCGACACCCAGAGAAGGTTGTGTCACCTCTGCCACCACCactgaaacaaacagaacacgGTAAGCTGCGCGTGCGTGCCGCTTGTTCAGAGCATACTTTAAACACGCACCATCTGACTGAAGGAGCCAGTCCACGTCTCGGTCATGGATGAATTTGTCCGCATCCGCAGCATCCTCTCCTGTGAATTAGTTTTGGCACTCTGCGTAAGTCTGTGGCctaatttttttattcattatttattgtattcTATCTAAGTTTCTTAGAGCAGATTTTAGCATCATAATCAAAACCAAAATGGCTTCCTATCGTTGAACTAGGAAAACTTGTTACTGTTATTGTTCGATCAATAACTATCCCTTCCGGTGCGGTACTTTTATAGTAGTAGAAGTAACCTCTAACCTTTGTCACTGAGCCCACTGCTACTCACGTGCTCGGTCAGCACGCACCCGTagctctgcagctgtttcacaaTCCTACGGTAAATGTGCACGTCAACTCTGCCGCCGCGTATGCTCCCGCAGAAATAGATCTTCATCGTTCACCGCAGCTTCGTCCCGGACTcaactgctgctgtttcccgCGCTGCTGGGCCTTTGCACTTCGGACGGGACGTTTTTAACTCCCTGGGGAGGGTCTCGCAGGTTGAGCGGGTCGCGCACGACTTTTAGTTTCTCCTCTGTAAACAGACTATCAAACCCTCGCGGATATGTGGACGTTCGGGGTCACgtccatgttttattctcaaataaaagttttttaatCATAGGTGTGTAATTGTCTTTCTCAGTGGGTGACACTATATCAGTAGCCGTGATGTgacaaatatgtttgatagtcagatgttattagtgctgtatttggtgcttctgcaattCTGTTTATCAGTGTGTGCAGTAAGGCTTTGGAGAAgacactgatgtctgactaataaagatatttttattggaattgtgacttgtcaaaatgtagttgtagtctttaattacagtttgtcataaatacattatggATATCTGTATTGTGATCTCTGTCTATTTTAAAGATCATCTATCAATCTCCTGTCCGCTTGTCGTGTAATGCCATTacaaagctctgacatattgaaacTAGAGATGTTCAACTCGAGAACTCCCACTAGACTCAGCCTCGATCTCTTGAAGCGGAAGtatcgtcaagcagaatctcgagcgcatTTCGAATCACCTGACCAATGAGATCGAGAGGTGTCGACACGTCACGTGACTACCGagcggcttatctgcagtttgaacggactggttgtttcaatatgtcagagctttataaacgtgtcAAGCGGACCGGAGATGATATATAACATGATAGACGATCTTTAAGCTCGACAATTTTCAAATTACggatatctgtaatgtatttatgacaagttcaaaatgtaattaaagactaaaactacattttgacaagtcgcaattccaataaaaatatctttattagtcagacatcagtgccgtgcaaacggctcttctctaAAGCTGGAGAGATGATGAGaaggtgattaaagtcatgttctgtggaaaaataaagagtTGAGTAAAAGAGTTGTAgtggcagaaaaaaaattacacacctttgattaaataacttttatttgacaataaaacatgtggACTGTgttcctgaacaaccacgtatcagcgagggtttgatggtcagtctgctatgatgcagttctcacacacaaccagcagatgtcgttgttttgactgtgtcaaatggtgtcgatcaatgtgtcgatttcagacCAACTGtatcatagttgctcagtgattcatgaggcttcggtTTCGCCATCTCTAATTGAAATAACCAGcccgttcaaactgcagataagcctCTCGGCAGTCACATGACGCGTCGACACCACGCGCTCGCATTGGTCAcgtgacctttttttttaaaaattacaaaCTTTGTTCGTAGCAGGAAGTATACAATttttatacaaatatacaaGTGACATTTGTGCCAGGGGGTACATCAATAAATAAGAAAGAATTACATACAATAATTTGTAGGTAACACAGATATTTATGGTTCTTTAAGCATTGTTATTAATGGCAAATTCCTTGTAAAGACCTTTAACAATAAATCTGCTTAAGACCTTCCAAAAAAAGTAAGTATGAGCAGATCCTGAAGAGGTGCTGGACAGTCTCTGGGTAATTTCCACAAAACGAACAGTTCATGTCAATGTTTCGTTTAAACTTTGTCATGTAATGATTTGCAGGATAATATTCATGGATACGTTTAAATGATACTTCTTTTACTTTGTTAGTTATAAAGGACTTATTTGGAATTGTCCATACTTCTTTCCAGTTGATATCATTCACAAAAGAGTTCCAAAAAAAGGTCACATGTGGGACAGATATTAATTCTTTCTGAAATAAAACTCGAATTTTCCTATAACTATTTTTAGATTGTGTTAAACAGATATTTCCTATTCCTGTATTTATCTAAGAACTCTGGATAAGACATCAGTTGCCCAATTCTGTTAAATAGTTGATAACAAAAACAACCTGCTTCTCCAGCCAACATTATTGATCCTGTAGGTATACCATCAAATACAGTGGTGTATTCTTTAGGAGAGACTGGAAAATTATATGTTAGCTTTAGATCTGTTTTTCCAACCAAAAAAAATAAGATTGAGATTCTGATCGAGATCCTCTTGACGACACTTCTGCTTCAAAAGTTCTAAGCTGTGTAGAGtaggaggtctcgagttggacatctctacccGGAGCCACCCACGACAAGTGATGGTGTGATGGATCCACGCAGGCCGCGTTGCCCCGTTCAAACGCAGTTGAGGCTTATATGTTACGACATTATTATCGCAGCTTtgcagcagtttgtgtgtggtgtTCTGTTTGAAATCCGTTTTTCACGTTTTGTTAACTCGGACCAGTTCATCAAATAAAGAATATTTTGTGGCCTGATTTACATTCTCTGCTTTAACAGCAAAGGTAAAAAAATAGCTTTTGCATAATCACCTGTAGTTAAAGCATTGTCGCTCTATTAACATAAGAGATAAATACTAgatattgtattattttttaccaacaaaatatattataatagaTAAATTATTCTCGGGATAAAGTCACTTAGTA from the Betta splendens chromosome 15, fBetSpl5.4, whole genome shotgun sequence genome contains:
- the dnph1 gene encoding 2'-deoxynucleoside 5'-phosphate N-hydrolase 1 translates to MKIYFCGSIRGGRVDVHIYRRIVKQLQSYGCVLTEHVSSSGLSDKGEDAADADKFIHDRDVDWLLQSDVVVAEVTQPSLGVGYELGRAVDMKKKVLCLFRPASGRTLSAMIRGANDNNLFMVRDYAEDQAEKVLEQFFSQLIGTFGAQSQ